One stretch of Arachis duranensis cultivar V14167 chromosome 1, aradu.V14167.gnm2.J7QH, whole genome shotgun sequence DNA includes these proteins:
- the LOC110273494 gene encoding glucose-6-phosphate/phosphate translocator 1, chloroplastic encodes MISSLKYTAPSLLAGSAAFSCRKRVPVPRLPPSIQNLQQSTALPSLSSHKPLYIIPCTQNLTFSTKPRRKVAECHAYEADKSQPQAAGTSEAAQKLKIGLYFATWWALNVVFNIYNKKVLNAFPYPWLTSTLSLAAGSLIMFISWATRLAHVPKVNMDFWKALFPVAVAHTIGHVAATVSMSKVAVSFTHIIKSGEPAFSVLVSRFLLGESFPIPVYLSLVPIIGGCALAAVTELNFNMIGFMGAMISNLAFVFRNIFSKKGMKGMSVSGMNYYACLSILSLLILTPFAILVEGPKMWAVGWQTALSQIGPNFVWWVVAQSVFYHLYNQVSYMSLDQISPLTFSIGNTMKRISVIVSSILIFHTPIHPSNALGAAIAILGTFLYSQAKQ; translated from the exons ATGATATCATCCTTAAAGTACACAGCACCCTCACTCCTCGCCGGCTCTGCTGCATTCTCCTGCAGAAAGCGTGTTCCTGTTCCAAGGCTACCACCCTCTATTCAAAATCTTCAACAAAGCACTGCACTACCCTCTCTCTCTTCCCATAAACCACTTTACATTATTCCATGCACTCAGAACCTCACATTCTCAACTAAACCTAGAAGGAAGGTTGCAGAGTGTCATGCCTATGAGGCAGATAAGTCACAACCACAAGCAGCAGGGACATCAGAGGCGGCTCAGAAGCTCAAGATTGGTTTGTATTTTGCTACATGGTGGGCACTGAACGTTGTCTTCAACATATACAACAAGAAGGTTCTCAATGCTTTTCCTTACCCTTGGCTCACTTCCACTTTGTCCCTCGCCGCCGGCTCTCTTATCATGTTCATCTCCTGGGCCACAAGGCTCGCTCATGTCCCTAAAGTTAACATGGATTTCTGGAAGGCCTTGTTCCCT GTTGCAGTAGCACACACCATTGGGCATGTTGCAGCTACTGTGAGTATGTCCAAAGTTGCAGTGTCATTTACTCACATCATCAAGAGTGGAGAACCGGCTTTCAGCGTCCTAGTATCGAGGTTCTTGCTCGGCGAATCGTTCCCTATACCGGTTTACTTATCACTGGTGCCAATTATTGGAGGTTGTGCTCTTGCTGCTGTGACCGAACTCAATTTTAATATGATCG GGTTTATGGGGGCTATGATATCAAATTTGGCATTTGTGTTTAGGAACATATTCTCAAAGAAAGGAATGAAGGGCATGTCCGTTAGTGGAATGAACTATTATGCTTGCCTTTCCATATTGTCTCTATTGATTCTCACACCTTTTGCCATTCTTGTGGAGGGTCCTAAGATGTGGGCTGTTGGCTGGCAAACTGCCCTCTCTCAAATTGGTCCAAATTTTGTTTG GTGGGTAGTTGCTCAGAGTGTGTTCTACCACTTGTATAATCAAGTCTCGTACATGTCTCTTGATCAAATATCTCCCTTGACATTTAGCATAGGGAACACAATGAAGAGAATTTCAGTAATTGTCTCTTCCATTCTGATCTTCCATACGCCAATTCATCCCAGCAATGCACTTGGTGCTGCCATTGCAATTCTTGGCACCTTCCTTTATTCACAG GCAAAACAGTGA
- the LOC107467282 gene encoding beta-glucosidase 46, whose translation MVVFSTIERAMSVKIQILFFFLFFTLSLLCGSTPIEAISKYLDPSPSFPSNFLFGTASSSYQYEGAYLSDGKGISNWDVFSHKPGNIVDGSNGDVAVDQYHRYLEDINLMEAIGVNSYRFSISWARILPKGRFGKINLAGINYYNRLIDALLLKGIQPFVTLSHFDFPQELEDRYGSWLSSQSQEDFQIFADICFKSFGDRVKYWITFNEPNLEIPFSYRSGIYPPCRCSAPFGNCTDGDSEKEPFLAAHNIILSHAAAVDIYRTKYQSKQGGKIGIVVHIDWFEPFSNSTADQLATKRAQAFTINWILDPVILGKYPREMEKILGPILPKFSSIDKEKLKRGVDFIGINHYSSYYVRDCSSPACQEQPRTSRTEGLYQQTAERNGVPLGELTPFEWLVVYPQGMKNTLIYLKDRYNNTPMFITENGYGYSYDSNPLEEDYKSDITRINYMSGHLENLAAAIREGADVRGYFAWSLLDNFEWKYGQSVRFGLYHVDYETLKRTPRSSATWYKNFIANHKTQSIVPGSYDGDHKDKEFQSNIKIIRPSLNREASA comes from the exons ATGGTGGTGTTTTCCACAATTGAGAGAGCTATGTCTGTGAAGATACAgatactcttcttcttcttattcttcacaTTATCACTATTATGCGGCTCCACTCCCATAGAAGCAATCTCAAAATACTTAGATCCGTCTCCATCTTTTCCAAGCAACTTTCTCTTTGGCACTGCTTCCTCTTCCTACCAG TACGAAGGTGCTTACTTGAGTGATGGCAAAGGAATCAGCAACTGGGATGTCTTCTCTCACAAACCAG GTAATATTGTTGATGGAAGCAATGGTGATGTTGCAGTTGATCAGTACCATCGCTATCTG GAAGATATAAATCTAATGGAAGCTATCGGAGTCAATAGTTACCGGTTTTCAATTTCATGGGCAAGAATTCTACCAA AAGGTAGATTTGGAAAAATCAACTTGGCGGGTATCAACTACTACAACAGACTTATAGATGCATTGCTACTCAAAG GTATCCAACCCTTTGTAACATTGTCTCACTTTGACTTCCCTCAAGAGCTTGAGGACAGATATGGCAGTTGGCTAAGTTCCCAGTCACA GGAAGATTTTCAGATATTTGCGGACATATGTTTTAAATCATTTGGAGATAGAGTGAAGTACTGGATAACTTTCAATGAACCAAATCTTGAGATCCCATTTAGTTACCGTAGTGGAATATACCCACCATGTCGTTGCTCTGCTCCTTTTGGGAATTGCACTGATGGAGATTCAGAGAAGGAACCTTTTCTTGCAGCCCATAATATCATACTGTCACATGCTGCTGCTGTTGATATTTACAGAACCAAATACCAG AGTAAGCAAGGGGGGAAAATTGGCATTGTCGTGCATATTGACTGGTTTGAGCCTTTCAGCAATTCCACAGCAGATCAATTAGCAACAAAAAGAGCTCAAGCATTCACCATAAATTG GATTTTAGACCCAGTTATATTGGGAAAGTACCCAAGAGAGATGGAAAAGATTCTAGGACCCATCTTACCAAAATTTTCAAGCATTGacaaagaaaaactcaagagaGGAGTGGATTTCATTGGCATCAATCACTACTCAAGTTACTATGTCCGAGACTGCTCATCGCCGGCATGCCAAGAACAGCCCAGAACCTCCAGAACAGAAGGTTTATATCAGCAAACAGCAGAGAGAAATGGTGTCCCACTTGGAGAGCTT ACTCCATTTGAATGGCTGGTTGTTTACCCACAAGGCATGAAGAACACTCTTATCTATCTTAAAGACAGATACAACAACACTCCAATGTTCATTACAGAAAATG GCTATGGCTATTCCTATGATTCAAATCCCCTGGAGGAAGATTATAAAAGCGATATTACCAGAATAAACTACATGTCAGGTCACTTGGAAAATCTAGCTGCAGCAATAAG GGAAGGAGCAGATGTTAGAGGTTACTTTGCATGGTCTTTGCTAGACAACTTCGAATGGAAATATGGACAGTCAGTGAGATTTGGACTATACCATGTTGATTATGAGACACTGAAAAGGACTCCAAGATCATCTGCAACTTGGTACAAGAATTTCATTGCAAATCATAAAACCCAGAGCATTGTGCCTGGATCATATGATGGTGATCACAAAGATAAAGAATTCCAGTCAAATATAAAGATTATTAGACCTAGCTTGAACCGTGAGGCCAGTGCCTAG